One genomic region from uncultured Tateyamaria sp. encodes:
- the yidC gene encoding membrane protein insertase YidC, whose protein sequence is MDDQNKNLILATALSFLVILVWFVLFPPPEPEVPLDAPASQTAQTEDAGAVPSVAGAADPAQPAADAASDTADAPRIAIETPRISGSISLLGGRIDDLRLKDYRTSLEPGADIVTMMAPVGSPDAYYAVYGWAPGSGLEADAVPGPNTLWQQTDGDTLSVGSPITLSWDNGAGLVFERMISIDDQYMFDITQSVTNASGAAVRAAPYGMLTRHGEPSDLKNFFILHEGAVAMADGELAETDWDEIPDADVDAAWGRPAIVTQGVTQGWVGFTDHYWQSILIPTGVQSFDQALTYAPRSDVYRAVTRLPTQDVADGATVAIQTQLFAGAKEWETIRDYQSAGVDGFIDSIDWGWFFFLTKPIFWLLHELNVLIGNMGWAIIGLTLIIKAVLVPLAYKSYVSMAKMKELQPQMEELKERAGDDKQKLQQGMMELYKKEKVNPAAGCLPILLQIPIFFSLYKVIFVTIELRHAPFFGPFQDLSAPDPTSIINLFGLLPNAAPDPTSIMALIFIGILPILLGISMWLQQKLNPAPTDPTQQMIFAWMPWVFMFMLGSFASGLVVYWIANNVITFTQQYLIMRSQGYKPDLLGNITSGFKKKAAEEPKK, encoded by the coding sequence ATGGACGATCAGAACAAGAACCTCATTCTTGCAACGGCGCTCAGTTTCCTTGTCATTCTCGTGTGGTTCGTCCTGTTTCCACCGCCGGAACCCGAGGTGCCGCTGGACGCACCGGCGTCGCAGACGGCGCAAACCGAAGACGCGGGCGCCGTGCCGTCCGTTGCGGGTGCCGCCGATCCGGCGCAACCGGCTGCGGATGCGGCCTCGGACACTGCCGACGCGCCCCGCATCGCCATTGAAACACCCCGTATTTCCGGCTCGATCTCGCTTTTGGGCGGGCGCATCGATGATCTGCGGCTGAAGGACTATCGCACCAGCCTGGAACCCGGCGCGGACATCGTGACCATGATGGCGCCCGTGGGATCGCCGGACGCCTATTATGCTGTCTACGGCTGGGCCCCGGGCAGCGGTCTGGAGGCGGACGCCGTGCCCGGTCCAAACACGCTGTGGCAACAGACGGACGGTGACACCCTGTCCGTGGGCTCTCCCATCACGCTCAGCTGGGACAATGGCGCGGGCCTGGTGTTCGAACGGATGATCAGCATCGATGACCAGTACATGTTCGACATCACCCAGTCGGTGACCAATGCATCCGGTGCCGCCGTGCGCGCCGCGCCCTATGGCATGCTGACCCGCCATGGCGAACCGTCGGACCTCAAGAACTTCTTCATCTTGCACGAAGGCGCCGTGGCCATGGCCGACGGTGAATTGGCGGAAACCGATTGGGATGAAATCCCCGACGCCGATGTTGACGCGGCGTGGGGACGCCCGGCCATCGTGACCCAGGGCGTGACCCAGGGGTGGGTCGGCTTCACCGACCATTACTGGCAGTCGATCCTGATCCCCACGGGTGTGCAAAGCTTTGATCAGGCGCTGACCTACGCGCCGCGCAGCGATGTCTACCGCGCCGTCACGCGCCTGCCCACGCAGGACGTGGCCGACGGCGCGACCGTCGCCATCCAGACGCAGCTTTTTGCCGGCGCCAAGGAATGGGAAACCATCCGCGACTACCAATCCGCCGGTGTCGACGGCTTCATCGACAGCATCGACTGGGGCTGGTTCTTTTTCCTGACCAAGCCGATCTTTTGGCTGCTGCACGAACTTAACGTCCTGATCGGCAACATGGGCTGGGCCATCATCGGCCTCACGCTCATCATCAAGGCCGTCCTCGTGCCGCTGGCCTACAAGTCCTACGTCTCCATGGCCAAGATGAAGGAACTCCAGCCCCAGATGGAGGAGCTGAAGGAACGCGCAGGCGACGACAAGCAGAAGCTGCAGCAGGGCATGATGGAGCTGTACAAGAAGGAAAAGGTGAACCCCGCCGCGGGCTGTTTGCCGATCCTTCTGCAAATCCCCATCTTCTTCTCGCTCTACAAGGTGATCTTCGTCACGATTGAATTGCGCCACGCCCCCTTCTTCGGGCCCTTCCAGGACCTCAGCGCGCCGGACCCCACCTCGATCATCAACCTCTTCGGCCTGCTGCCCAACGCAGCGCCCGATCCCACCAGCATCATGGCGCTGATCTTCATCGGCATCCTGCCGATCCTGCTGGGTATCTCGATGTGGCTGCAGCAAAAGCTGAACCCGGCGCCCACCGATCCCACGCAGCAGATGATCTTTGCGTGGATGCCTTGGGTCTTCATGTTCATGCTGGGCAGTTTCGCCAGTGGCCTTGTCGTCTACTGGATCGCCAACAACGTGATCACGTTCACACAGCAATACCTGATCATGCGCAGCCAGGGCTACAAACCCGACCTTCTGGGCAACATCACCAGCGGCTTCAAAAAGAAGGCGGCCGAGGAACCCAAGAAGTGA